One Rattus rattus isolate New Zealand chromosome 12, Rrattus_CSIRO_v1, whole genome shotgun sequence genomic window carries:
- the Pnoc gene encoding prepronociceptin isoform X2 has product MKILFCDVLLLSLLSSVFSSCPEDCLTCQERLHPAPGSFNLKLCILQCEEKVFPRPLWTLCTKAMASDSEQLSPADPELASAALYQSKASEMQHLKRMPRVRSVVQARDAEPEADAEPVADEADEVEQKQLQKRFGGFTGARKSARKLANQKRFSEFMRQYLVLSMQSSQRRRTLHQNGNV; this is encoded by the exons ATGAAAATCCTGTTTTGTGATGTCctgctgctcagcctgctctccagCGTGTTCAGCAGCTGTCCCGAGGACTGCCTCACCTGCCAGGAGAGGCTCCACCCGGCTCCGGGCAGCTTCAACCTGAAG CTGTGCATCCTCCAGTGTGAAGAGAAGGTCTTCCCCCGCCCTCTCTGGACTCTTTGCACCAAAGCCATGGCCAGTGACTCTGAGCAGCTCAGCCCTGCTGATCCAGAGCTCGCGTCCGCTGCTCTTTACCAGTCGAAAGCCTCGGAGATGCAGCACCTGAAGAGAATGCCGCGTGTCAGGAGTGTGGTGCAAGCCCGAGACGCAGAGcctgaggcagatgcagagcCTGTCGCAGATGAGGCCGATGAGGTGGAGCAGAAGCAGCTGCAGAAAAGGTTTGGGGGCTTCACTGGGGCCCGGAAGTCAGCCCGGAAGTTGGCCAACCAGAAGCGGTTCAGTGAGTTTATGAGGCAGTACCTGGTCCTGAGCATGCAGTCAAGCCAACGCCGGCGCACTCTGCACCAGAATGGTAATGTGTAG
- the Pnoc gene encoding prepronociceptin isoform X1: MKILFCDVLLLSLLSSVFSSCPEDCLTCQERLHPAPGSFNLKLCILQCEEKVFPRPLWTLCTKAMASDSEQLSPADPELASAALYQSKASEMQHLKRMPRVRSVVQARDAEPEADAEPVADEADEVEQKQLQKRFGGFTGARKSARKLANQKRFSEFMRQYLVLSMQSSQRRRTLHQNGIQVSPRTACVHTKTCRPGARIPPSPRH; this comes from the exons ATGAAAATCCTGTTTTGTGATGTCctgctgctcagcctgctctccagCGTGTTCAGCAGCTGTCCCGAGGACTGCCTCACCTGCCAGGAGAGGCTCCACCCGGCTCCGGGCAGCTTCAACCTGAAG CTGTGCATCCTCCAGTGTGAAGAGAAGGTCTTCCCCCGCCCTCTCTGGACTCTTTGCACCAAAGCCATGGCCAGTGACTCTGAGCAGCTCAGCCCTGCTGATCCAGAGCTCGCGTCCGCTGCTCTTTACCAGTCGAAAGCCTCGGAGATGCAGCACCTGAAGAGAATGCCGCGTGTCAGGAGTGTGGTGCAAGCCCGAGACGCAGAGcctgaggcagatgcagagcCTGTCGCAGATGAGGCCGATGAGGTGGAGCAGAAGCAGCTGCAGAAAAGGTTTGGGGGCTTCACTGGGGCCCGGAAGTCAGCCCGGAAGTTGGCCAACCAGAAGCGGTTCAGTGAGTTTATGAGGCAGTACCTGGTCCTGAGCATGCAGTCAAGCCAACGCCGGCGCACTCTGCACCAGAATG GCATCCAGGTGAGCCCCCGTACAGCATGTGTCCACACCAAGACCTGCAGGCCGGGAGCCAGGATCCCTCCTTCCCCGAGGCACTGA